In Pseudomonas coleopterorum, the genomic window TCAATGGCGGCAACGCTGCGCGCAGCATGTCCGCCATGAGCGGCGGCGCCCTGTATGAGGCGTTGCTCGGCACCCGTGCTGCCAGCGCGGGGATGGCCATCGAGCAACTGGCTGGCAGCAGCAATGCCAGCCTGGGTGTTGCGACGTTGGCCAGTACTGCACAGGTCGGCCAAAGCATGTTGTCGGCCATGCGCCAGATGGGCAGCGATGGCGGCCTGCTGGTGGGCCTGCACGAGCGGGACACGCCGGTACTGGCGGCCAATGGCGTGCCTGACCAGGCACGCAACCTGAACGACCCAAATGCCCGTGGCCGGGTATGGATCCAGGCGCTGGGCAGCTACGGCAAGCTCGAGGGCGCACACGGCGGCGATGGTCTTGAGCAACGGACCTCGGGCGCCGTGCTGGGTACCGACTGGGCACTGACGCCGGAGTGGCGCGCAGGTCTGCTGGGCGGTTACTCACGCACCGACCTGGACGCGTCCGGCGTGGACGGCAACGTCGACAGCTGGCACGCGGGCCTCTACGCCATGCGTCAGAGCGGACCTCTGGCCCTGCGCCTAGGCGCGGCGTACAGCAAACATGACGGCAACAGCAAACGCACGGTCAGCTTCGACGGCTTCAGCGACCGGCCACAGGGTGACTACGATGCCGACAGCCAACAGGCCTTTGCCGAACTGGGTTACAACCTGGGCAGTGGCCGGCTGAGTGCCGAGCCGTTCGCCAACCTCGGCTACCAGCGCTACAGCCGCAACGGTTACCGGGAAAAAGGCGGCCCGGCGGCGCTGGACGTGGAATCGCAAACCCAGGACAACTTCACCAGCACCTTCGGTGTGCGCTTGGCCCACCTGAGCCAACTGGACAATGGCATGAGCCTGACGCCACGCGGCAGCCTGGGCTGGCGTCACACCTATGGCGATGTGGCCAACAGCACACGCCAGGCTTTCCTGAGCGGCGGCAGTGGCTTCAACGTGGAAGGCAGCGCCCTGGATCGCGACAGCCTGATGCTGGAAGCCGGGCTGGATCTGGGCGTGAGCGCGCGGCAGAGCGTGGGAATCAGCTACAGCGGGGAGTTGGGCAGCAACAACCGTAACCATGCTTTGGCAGGGCACTGGCAACTGCGCTTCTAACCCACGCAGGTTGAGAAGGCGGCACCTTCATTCACGGCCAGCGTCTCATCCAAGCTGCCTCGCTCATCATTCGGTGAACCGTACGCATTTTTGAGCGCCAGCCTGGCGGCGACTCAAGCACGCCGCCGGGGCGGCCTGAAACGGTGGGCAACGGACGTGATCCAGTCAATGCCCCACGTTTCAGAACTTGCATTGCGCACGCTCAAATCCCAGCGCGGCCTACCCTCGTTAGTCATCCCTTAACTCAAGTAAAGACCGGCTCTAAATCCACCGGCCAGCAAAATGTGACAAATAATTAAAGCTACTTCGTACCCCCCTCTTCAACGACTACGCTCCAATGCCATTTACATAAAACACCTGCGCCACTGCAGCGGGTGACGATCGAGTGCAAAAAAAGAGCGTTATATGAATATTGATTTCTACAAACTTGCTATTGCGCTAACCTTTATAACTGTATTGCCCGTACCCACATTTGCTATTGACTGGGGAGAAGGGCTACCCAACTTACAACCTTCCCAGGCTTTGCTTAACGGCCAAGGCCAGCATGCCGCGTGGGAAGCCATTGGTCGATTGACCGTAGAGGGAGGCATGGAATGCACAGGCGCGCTGCTGGACACGCGGCAACCTGGAACGCCGACTGATGCACCCGCTTATGTTCTAACGGCCGGTCACTGCACGCATCCGTCCAATCAGCCGCAACGTATCGCTTATCAAATGGACGCTGAGGGCTCAATGACCTTCAACTATTTTGAAGATACGCAAGACCAGCGCAAGGTGTTCAGAGTCAAGCGTATTACCTGGAGCACCCTGCGAGGGTCAGACCTCTCAATTGTAGAACTGGACGCCAGCTTGCAGACCGTGCTGAAGGCAGGTATTACTCCGCTCAAGCTCAGGAGTGAACCTTCACCGGCCCACCAACTGCCCATACTGGTGATAGGCGCGCCGCTGGCCTTCCAGGGTGCCGAAGGCTACTTGCGCATGGCCGCCTGCCTCGCGCAACCCAGTGCAGCGGTGGTCGAGTACATGTGGGTATGGGTCAACGAGCAAAGTAATGGCTGCCATGACATCTTTCCGGGCGTCTCTGGTTCGCCGATCCTGGACCGTTTTACCAATGAAATCATCGGTGTGATTGGCACCTCGACATGGGGCGGCGGGAGGTCGCGATGCAGTCGCAATGATCCGTGCGAGGTTGAGAATGGTGGCATCACCAAGCAGACGAATACCAGTTATGGCTCCAAGACTCAGGGCTTGACCAAATGTTTCTCAGCGGGGCGATTTGCCTTCAACGCAGTGAACTGTCCGCTTGGCGCGCCGACAACCTTTGAACTAGGTAGTGATCCACTTTTCGATTATCTCAAAGGTGGCGATGGCACGTGGCAGTGGGAACAAACTTTCTCGGTCAATGCACCCGCCATACGCT contains:
- a CDS encoding trypsin-like serine peptidase is translated as MNIDFYKLAIALTFITVLPVPTFAIDWGEGLPNLQPSQALLNGQGQHAAWEAIGRLTVEGGMECTGALLDTRQPGTPTDAPAYVLTAGHCTHPSNQPQRIAYQMDAEGSMTFNYFEDTQDQRKVFRVKRITWSTLRGSDLSIVELDASLQTVLKAGITPLKLRSEPSPAHQLPILVIGAPLAFQGAEGYLRMAACLAQPSAAVVEYMWVWVNEQSNGCHDIFPGVSGSPILDRFTNEIIGVIGTSTWGGGRSRCSRNDPCEVENGGITKQTNTSYGSKTQGLTKCFSAGRFAFNAVNCPLGAPTTFELGSDPLFDYLKGGDGTWQWEQTFSVNAPAIRYKYVRSATDCATLENYAEAIPSTGPVTVSHAMNEGPGITFLCVLPLETPDGPIRPLFSNSVLIFYRWLINPPSLMPPHYRRTYDAETRVHEFTLLPVTPELDMAGYRYKSGEPDKLDCLSDQDYQRINPSFGRFEVEVGSQPSVVCIAGMDMAGHQSPRIRLHLAPATIASNQ